In Achromobacter spanius, the following proteins share a genomic window:
- a CDS encoding replication-associated recombination protein A — MSNDLFAADPAHRPYVPLAERLRPRSLSDVVGQSHLLGPDKPLRVAFESGRPHSMIFWGPPGVGKTTLARLMADGFDAQFIAISAVLGGVKDIREAVTVAQVAQGQGRRTILFVDEVHRFNKAQQDAFLPYVESGLFTFIGATTENPSFEVNSALLSRARVYVLQSLSPEELQQLVDRAVHALNEGLDDGESIRVESDAREQLAAWADGDARRLISAVEVVAESAQSAGRDTVDAAWLEISLSQNLRRFDKGGDAFYDQISALHKSVRGSNPDAALYWFCRMIDGGADPKYLSRRLVRMAVEDIGLADPRATDLAVTGADIYERLGSPEGELALAQAVVYMACAAKSNAVYNAYNQARQFAAEHGSAPVPIHLRNAPTKLMKQLGHGKAYRYAHDEPHGYAAGEQYFPDGLKPSFYRPTDRGLEAKIQQKLAFLRELDAQERAKNR, encoded by the coding sequence ATGAGCAACGATCTCTTCGCGGCCGATCCTGCGCATCGGCCCTATGTGCCCCTGGCCGAGCGCCTGCGCCCGCGTTCCTTGTCCGACGTGGTCGGGCAGTCGCACCTGCTGGGCCCTGACAAGCCGCTGCGCGTGGCGTTTGAGTCCGGCCGTCCGCATTCCATGATCTTCTGGGGGCCGCCCGGCGTGGGCAAGACCACGTTGGCGCGCCTGATGGCTGATGGCTTTGATGCGCAATTCATTGCCATTTCGGCGGTGCTGGGCGGCGTCAAGGACATTCGCGAAGCCGTCACGGTGGCGCAGGTGGCGCAAGGCCAGGGCCGCCGCACCATTCTTTTCGTGGACGAGGTGCACCGCTTCAACAAGGCGCAGCAGGATGCTTTTCTGCCTTATGTGGAAAGCGGGCTGTTCACCTTCATCGGCGCCACCACGGAAAACCCGTCTTTCGAAGTCAATTCGGCGCTGTTGTCGCGGGCCCGGGTATATGTGCTGCAGTCGCTATCGCCTGAAGAATTGCAGCAACTGGTCGACCGCGCGGTACACGCGCTGAACGAAGGGCTGGACGACGGCGAGTCCATCCGCGTCGAATCCGACGCGCGCGAACAGTTGGCCGCCTGGGCCGATGGCGATGCGCGGCGCTTGATCAGCGCGGTGGAAGTCGTGGCGGAATCCGCGCAGTCGGCGGGCCGCGATACCGTGGATGCGGCGTGGCTGGAAATATCGCTGTCGCAGAACCTGCGCCGTTTCGACAAGGGCGGCGACGCGTTCTACGACCAGATCAGCGCGCTGCATAAATCGGTGCGCGGCTCCAATCCCGACGCCGCACTGTATTGGTTCTGCCGCATGATCGACGGCGGAGCCGATCCCAAATACCTGTCGCGTCGCCTGGTGCGCATGGCGGTGGAAGACATCGGCCTGGCCGACCCGCGCGCCACCGACCTGGCCGTGACCGGCGCCGACATCTACGAGCGCCTGGGTTCGCCCGAAGGTGAGCTCGCGCTGGCGCAAGCGGTGGTCTACATGGCGTGTGCCGCCAAGTCCAACGCCGTCTACAACGCCTACAACCAGGCGCGCCAGTTCGCGGCCGAACACGGCAGCGCGCCGGTGCCCATCCACCTGCGCAACGCGCCCACCAAGCTGATGAAGCAACTGGGCCACGGCAAGGCCTATCGCTATGCTCACGACGAGCCGCATGGCTACGCCGCCGGCGAACAATATTTCCCTGATGGACTCAAGCCTTCCTTCTATCGGCCGACCGATCGCGGCCTGGAGGCTAAAATCCAGCAAAAGCTGGCATTCCTGCGCGAGCTGGACGCACAGGAACGCGCCAAGAACCGGTAA
- a CDS encoding deaminated glutathione amidase, giving the protein MLKVALGQFAVSRVWEENAQVCIDLMERASAGGAGLLVLPEGILARDITDPQIVLKAAQSLDGPFMTRLLEASRGSSLATMMCVHVPTGEGRVWNTLVTVQDGRIVSQYRKLHLYDAFTMKESTNVTAGTELPPLLDIGGLRVGLMTCYDVRFPELARRLALDGADLLVLPAAWVRGPLKEMHWEVLVTARALENTCYVAATGECGERNIGCSMVVDPLGVVTARAGEGPALVFADIDPERLAHARKVLPVLANRRFAPPELA; this is encoded by the coding sequence ATGTTGAAAGTCGCTTTGGGCCAGTTCGCCGTCAGCCGAGTCTGGGAAGAAAACGCGCAGGTCTGCATTGACCTGATGGAGCGCGCCAGCGCAGGCGGCGCGGGGCTTTTGGTCTTGCCCGAGGGCATCCTGGCCCGCGACATTACCGACCCGCAAATCGTGCTGAAAGCGGCCCAGTCGCTGGACGGCCCTTTCATGACCCGGCTGCTTGAAGCCAGCCGTGGTTCGTCCCTTGCCACCATGATGTGCGTGCACGTTCCGACGGGCGAAGGGCGGGTCTGGAATACTTTGGTTACCGTCCAGGATGGGCGGATCGTGTCGCAATACCGCAAGTTGCACCTGTATGACGCCTTCACGATGAAGGAATCCACCAACGTCACGGCCGGCACCGAGCTGCCCCCGCTGCTGGACATTGGCGGCCTGCGCGTGGGGCTCATGACCTGCTATGACGTGCGTTTTCCTGAACTGGCGCGCCGCCTGGCGCTGGACGGCGCCGACCTGCTGGTGCTGCCTGCGGCCTGGGTGCGCGGCCCGCTGAAGGAAATGCACTGGGAAGTGCTGGTTACGGCACGCGCGCTGGAAAACACCTGCTACGTGGCGGCCACCGGGGAATGCGGCGAACGCAATATCGGTTGCAGCATGGTCGTGGACCCACTGGGCGTGGTGACGGCGCGTGCGGGCGAGGGGCCGGCGCTGGTGTTTGCCGATATCGACCCGGAACGCCTGGCGCATGCGCGCAAGGTGCTGCCGGTGCTGGCCAACCGCCGCTTCGCGCCGCCCGAACTGGCCTAG
- a CDS encoding amino acid deaminase — protein sequence MTNSSSPAALLDVNGKGLGAFPESCTTAGVAALNWNLLNEDVSLPVAVLYEARVRHNLQWMQQFMEAYHVKLAPHGKTTMSPALFKRQIDNGAWGITLATAPQVLAAYQHGIRRVLMANQLVGRANMAIIARLLQDPAFTFFCIVDSPANAAQLGEFFGEQGLTLPVLIELGPTGGRTGVRDDAQLQAVVDEIGRWPSLTLAGIEVYEGVLQEESAIRAFLRRATDALRGLATSGRLRKNGPAVISGAGSAWFDVVAEEFSQLDIGAPLEVVLRPGCYLSHDVGVYRSAAERINAHNPVAQKMEPGLLPALQVWAYVQSLPEPGRAIIALGKRDAAFDAGLPTPALHFRPGLTRPDLTRPDQNTPDAAPQAWKLTAMMDQHAFMQIADGDDIQVGDMIAFDISHPCLTFDKWRQVLLVDEQYRVTDVAETFF from the coding sequence ATGACCAATTCCTCTTCCCCCGCCGCCTTGTTGGATGTGAACGGCAAAGGCCTGGGCGCGTTTCCTGAGTCCTGTACGACGGCCGGTGTGGCCGCGCTGAACTGGAACCTGTTGAACGAAGACGTCAGCCTGCCCGTGGCGGTGTTGTATGAGGCGCGCGTGCGCCACAACCTGCAATGGATGCAGCAGTTCATGGAGGCGTACCACGTCAAGCTGGCGCCTCACGGCAAGACCACGATGAGCCCCGCCCTGTTCAAGCGCCAGATCGACAATGGCGCGTGGGGCATCACGCTGGCAACCGCGCCGCAAGTGCTCGCGGCGTACCAACACGGCATACGCCGCGTGCTGATGGCCAACCAATTGGTGGGCCGCGCCAACATGGCCATCATTGCGCGCCTGCTGCAAGACCCCGCATTCACGTTCTTCTGCATTGTTGATTCGCCAGCCAACGCCGCCCAGTTGGGCGAGTTCTTCGGCGAGCAAGGCCTGACCCTGCCCGTGCTGATCGAGCTGGGTCCCACGGGCGGACGCACGGGCGTACGCGATGATGCGCAGTTGCAGGCCGTGGTCGACGAGATTGGCCGCTGGCCCAGCCTGACGCTGGCCGGCATTGAAGTGTATGAAGGCGTGTTGCAGGAAGAAAGCGCCATCCGCGCCTTCCTGCGCCGCGCCACCGACGCTTTGCGCGGGCTGGCCACCTCGGGCCGCCTGCGCAAGAACGGCCCCGCCGTCATCTCTGGCGCGGGATCGGCCTGGTTCGACGTGGTGGCCGAGGAATTCTCGCAACTGGATATCGGTGCGCCGCTGGAAGTGGTGCTGCGTCCCGGCTGCTACCTGTCGCACGACGTGGGCGTCTACCGATCGGCCGCGGAACGCATCAACGCCCACAATCCCGTGGCGCAAAAGATGGAACCGGGCCTCTTGCCCGCCTTGCAGGTCTGGGCCTATGTGCAATCGTTGCCCGAACCCGGCCGCGCCATCATCGCCCTGGGCAAGCGCGACGCCGCGTTCGACGCCGGCCTGCCCACGCCCGCCCTGCACTTCCGTCCGGGCCTGACGCGGCCCGACCTGACGCGGCCCGACCAAAACACGCCGGACGCCGCGCCGCAGGCGTGGAAGCTGACCGCCATGATGGACCAGCATGCCTTCATGCAGATCGCCGACGGCGACGACATCCAGGTCGGCGACATGATCGCCTTCGACATTTCCCACCCCTGCCTGACGTTCGACAAGTGGCGCCAGGTGCTGCTGGTGGACGAGCAGTACCGCGTCACCGACGTGGCCGAAACCTTTTTCTGA
- a CDS encoding ABC transporter substrate-binding protein, with the protein MNFRPSRRGSGLTSLLAAGAIGLTALTSPALSATPVKGGTISVATIGEPPTLDPMSSTADLVGILTQHFFETLYTFDAKWNLTPLLAEKMPEVTPDGLIYTIPLRQGITFHDGSKMDSSDVLASLKRWTETATRGKGAAKVISSIEAPDANTIRITLKQPYAPLTALLAMNNAAAVIMPKSKIAPVLSEFVGTGPYQLKARMPDQYIQLVRFEGYKQREGEPDGYGGARKQYLDEIRFVPVSNANTRSEAAAAGQFDYVDSLPVEALDKLKGGRSDPVMLKPFGWPRLVLNTKQGIMSNLAVRQAVQLALNEEDMLFAAFGNKDFYKLNGDLYPEGYPWATSLGGKVYNKADSAAAKKLLDGANVADKKIRILTSQQYEFHYKMALVAAEYLKAAGFTVDMQVVDWATLTQRRQDPAVWDIFITHSVFLPEPALIDFPSKDAPGWWDTPRRAQVMDAFNQARTQEERIKRWADVQQAVYDEVPFVKVGDFNSQSARSPSLQGTKPAPWPFFWNAWKSPK; encoded by the coding sequence ATGAACTTCCGACCCTCCCGGCGAGGCAGTGGGCTGACCAGCCTGCTCGCGGCCGGCGCTATTGGCTTGACCGCATTGACGTCCCCCGCCCTGAGTGCCACGCCGGTCAAGGGGGGCACGATATCCGTCGCCACCATCGGTGAACCCCCGACGCTGGACCCGATGAGCAGCACCGCCGACCTGGTGGGCATTCTGACGCAGCATTTCTTTGAAACGCTCTACACGTTCGACGCCAAGTGGAACCTGACGCCGCTGCTGGCCGAGAAGATGCCGGAAGTCACGCCCGACGGCTTGATCTATACGATCCCGCTGCGCCAGGGCATCACCTTCCATGATGGGTCGAAGATGGATTCGTCGGACGTGCTGGCGTCCTTGAAGCGCTGGACCGAAACCGCCACGCGCGGCAAGGGCGCGGCCAAAGTCATCAGCAGCATCGAAGCGCCTGACGCCAACACCATCCGCATCACGCTGAAACAACCCTATGCGCCGCTGACCGCGCTGCTGGCCATGAACAACGCCGCGGCCGTCATCATGCCCAAGAGCAAGATCGCGCCGGTGCTGAGCGAATTCGTCGGCACGGGCCCGTACCAGTTGAAGGCCCGCATGCCGGACCAGTACATCCAATTGGTGCGCTTCGAAGGCTACAAACAGCGCGAAGGCGAGCCCGACGGTTATGGCGGCGCGCGCAAGCAATACCTGGACGAAATCCGCTTCGTGCCGGTCAGCAACGCCAACACCCGTTCCGAAGCCGCCGCCGCCGGCCAGTTCGACTACGTCGACTCGCTGCCCGTGGAAGCGCTGGACAAGCTCAAGGGTGGCCGTTCCGACCCAGTGATGTTGAAGCCCTTCGGCTGGCCGCGTCTGGTGCTCAACACCAAGCAAGGCATCATGTCCAACCTGGCCGTGCGCCAGGCCGTGCAGCTGGCGCTGAACGAAGAAGACATGCTGTTCGCCGCCTTCGGCAACAAGGACTTCTACAAGCTGAACGGCGACCTGTATCCGGAAGGCTACCCCTGGGCTACGTCGCTGGGCGGCAAGGTCTACAACAAGGCCGACTCCGCCGCCGCCAAGAAGCTGCTGGACGGTGCCAACGTGGCCGACAAGAAGATCCGCATCCTGACCAGCCAGCAGTACGAGTTCCATTACAAGATGGCGCTGGTGGCCGCGGAATACCTGAAGGCCGCCGGCTTCACGGTGGACATGCAGGTGGTGGACTGGGCCACGCTGACGCAACGCCGCCAGGACCCCGCCGTGTGGGACATCTTCATCACCCACAGCGTGTTCCTGCCGGAACCCGCGCTGATCGACTTCCCGTCGAAAGACGCACCGGGCTGGTGGGACACCCCGCGCCGCGCCCAGGTCATGGACGCTTTCAACCAGGCGCGCACGCAGGAAGAACGGATCAAGCGCTGGGCCGACGTGCAGCAAGCCGTGTATGACGAGGTGCCGTTCGTGAAGGTCGGTGACTTCAACTCCCAATCCGCGCGCTCGCCGTCGCTGCAAGGCACCAAGCCCGCCCCCTGGCCGTTCTTCTGGAACGCCTGGAAAAGCCCCAAGTAG
- a CDS encoding ABC transporter permease, producing MLRYLLNRLVGLVAVMFIVATIVFVIIRVTPGDPAAVMLGPQASQQDIAALRAQLGLDQPMALQYVSWLGKLVQGDLGQSIFMNKPVLSALADRAEPTILLTLMSLLIASAIALPVGILSAVKRGTTLDQSVLSFSMFTSSVPSFWLGLLLMQIFSVKLGWLPVSGYGGPDASLATRLSHLILPAVVLGLVNSALITRFIRASMLDVLRDDYVRTARAKGLPESKVILKHAVRNALIPILTVLGLTTALLISGAVVTETVFGLPGVGSLVVSAVLRRDYPVIQGALLIIAAIYVLINLIIDLLYLLVDPRVRY from the coding sequence GTGTTGCGTTATCTTTTAAACCGCTTGGTCGGGCTGGTGGCTGTGATGTTTATCGTCGCGACCATTGTGTTCGTCATTATTCGCGTCACGCCCGGTGACCCGGCCGCGGTGATGCTGGGGCCGCAGGCCAGCCAGCAGGACATCGCGGCGCTGCGCGCGCAGTTGGGGCTGGACCAGCCCATGGCGCTGCAATATGTGTCGTGGCTGGGCAAGCTGGTGCAGGGCGATCTGGGCCAGTCCATCTTCATGAACAAGCCCGTGCTGTCGGCGCTGGCCGACCGCGCCGAACCCACGATACTCCTGACCTTGATGTCGCTGCTGATCGCCAGCGCCATCGCGCTGCCCGTGGGCATTCTGTCCGCGGTCAAGCGCGGCACCACGCTGGATCAGTCGGTGCTGTCGTTTTCAATGTTTACCTCCAGCGTGCCGAGCTTCTGGCTCGGCTTGCTGCTGATGCAAATTTTCTCGGTGAAGCTGGGCTGGCTGCCGGTGTCGGGCTATGGCGGCCCGGACGCATCGCTGGCCACGCGCCTGTCGCATTTGATCCTGCCCGCCGTGGTGCTGGGGCTGGTGAATTCCGCGCTGATCACCCGTTTCATCCGCGCCAGCATGCTGGACGTGCTGCGCGACGACTACGTGCGTACCGCGCGGGCCAAGGGCCTGCCGGAAAGCAAGGTCATCTTGAAGCACGCCGTGCGCAACGCGCTGATTCCCATCCTGACCGTGCTGGGCCTGACCACCGCGCTCTTGATCAGCGGCGCCGTCGTGACCGAAACCGTGTTCGGCCTGCCCGGCGTGGGCAGCCTGGTGGTGTCGGCCGTGCTGCGCCGCGACTATCCCGTCATCCAGGGCGCGCTGCTGATCATCGCGGCCATCTACGTCCTGATCAATCTGATCATCGACCTGCTCTACCTGCTGGTCGACCCCCGGGTGCGCTACTGA
- a CDS encoding ABC transporter permease has translation MAIATSPQSTGSGDRWQVLRLLVSRKTVLLSLIVIIVLVAAALLAPWVSPYDPFKLSIMNRLKAPGAAHWFGTDDFGRDVFSRVIYGGRLSLMVGFSVVIVSSVLGIALGLIAGFFRSADKFVSRLIDAMMAFPDILLAISLVAALGPSLINVVIALGIVYTPRLARIVRASTLVIRELPFVEAARALGVPTWRIVTVHVLRNLVSPILVQGTFIFAYAILAEAGLSFLGVGVSPDIPTWGTMINAGQQYMGSADWIMVFPGIAIVLSVLSLQLVGDGLRDVLDPRLRKEL, from the coding sequence ATGGCTATTGCAACTTCCCCCCAATCCACCGGCAGCGGTGACCGCTGGCAGGTGCTGCGCCTGTTGGTGTCGCGCAAGACCGTGCTGTTGAGCCTGATCGTGATCATCGTGCTGGTGGCCGCCGCGCTGCTGGCGCCGTGGGTCAGCCCGTACGACCCGTTCAAGCTGTCCATCATGAACCGGCTCAAGGCCCCGGGCGCCGCCCACTGGTTCGGCACCGACGACTTCGGCCGCGACGTGTTCAGCCGCGTCATCTACGGCGGCCGCCTGTCGCTGATGGTGGGCTTTTCGGTCGTGATCGTGTCCAGCGTGCTGGGCATTGCGCTGGGGCTCATCGCGGGCTTCTTCCGCTCGGCCGACAAGTTCGTGTCGCGCCTGATCGACGCCATGATGGCCTTTCCCGACATCCTGCTGGCCATTTCGCTGGTGGCCGCGCTGGGGCCGTCGCTGATCAACGTGGTGATTGCCCTGGGCATCGTCTACACGCCGCGCCTGGCCCGCATCGTGCGCGCCTCGACGCTGGTGATCCGCGAACTGCCCTTCGTGGAAGCCGCCCGCGCACTGGGTGTGCCCACCTGGCGCATCGTCACCGTGCACGTGTTGCGCAACCTGGTGTCGCCCATTCTGGTGCAAGGCACGTTCATCTTCGCCTACGCGATCCTGGCCGAAGCCGGCCTGTCGTTCCTGGGCGTGGGCGTTTCGCCCGACATTCCCACCTGGGGCACCATGATTAACGCCGGCCAGCAGTACATGGGCTCGGCCGACTGGATCATGGTTTTTCCCGGCATTGCCATTGTGCTGTCCGTGCTGTCGCTGCAATTGGTGGGCGACGGACTACGCGACGTACTCGACCCGCGCCTGCGCAAGGAGCTGTAA
- a CDS encoding ABC transporter ATP-binding protein — MTASTRDVVLSVEGLKTWFHSRDGIAKSVDGVTFDLARGETLAIVGESGSGKSVTSLSIMGLLPKPAGRIEAGKILFRDRQGVQHDLAHASSATLQKIRGAEIAMIFQEPMTSLNPLYTVGDQIAEAVLQHEGGSYAAAIKRAREMLERVEIPAADRRVNEYPHQMSGGMRQRVMIALALACNPAVLIADEPTTALDVTVQAQILDLLRRLQKEMNMSILFITHNLGVVAEIAHRVAVMYAGRVVEDAGVYDLFEKPTHPYTRGLLSCLPTAALLASGERLRAIPGNVPSVLSLPAGCTFAPRCDMAADDCRAAVPELVAVQAEHRARCIKVNPI, encoded by the coding sequence ATGACGGCAAGCACCCGAGACGTCGTGCTGTCCGTGGAAGGGCTCAAGACCTGGTTCCACAGCCGCGACGGCATCGCCAAGTCCGTGGACGGCGTCACCTTCGATCTGGCCCGCGGTGAAACGCTGGCCATCGTGGGCGAATCCGGTTCCGGTAAATCCGTGACCAGCCTGTCCATCATGGGCCTGTTGCCCAAGCCGGCGGGCCGCATCGAAGCGGGCAAGATCCTGTTCCGCGACCGCCAGGGCGTGCAGCACGACCTGGCCCATGCGTCGTCCGCCACCCTGCAGAAGATACGCGGCGCCGAAATCGCCATGATCTTCCAGGAGCCCATGACCAGCCTGAACCCGCTGTACACCGTGGGCGACCAGATAGCCGAAGCCGTGTTGCAGCACGAAGGCGGCTCCTATGCGGCGGCCATCAAGCGCGCCCGCGAAATGCTGGAACGCGTGGAGATTCCCGCCGCCGACCGGCGTGTCAACGAATACCCGCACCAGATGTCGGGCGGCATGCGCCAGCGCGTGATGATTGCGCTGGCGCTGGCCTGCAACCCGGCGGTGCTGATCGCCGATGAACCCACCACCGCGCTGGACGTCACCGTGCAGGCGCAAATCCTGGACCTGCTGCGCCGGCTGCAAAAAGAGATGAACATGAGCATTCTGTTCATCACGCACAACCTGGGCGTGGTGGCCGAGATTGCGCACCGCGTGGCGGTCATGTACGCCGGGCGCGTGGTGGAAGACGCGGGCGTGTACGACCTGTTCGAGAAACCCACGCATCCGTATACCCGCGGCCTGTTGTCCTGTCTGCCCACGGCGGCGCTGCTGGCTTCCGGTGAGCGCCTGCGTGCCATTCCGGGCAACGTGCCCAGCGTGCTGTCGCTACCGGCCGGCTGCACGTTCGCGCCGCGCTGCGACATGGCGGCCGACGATTGCCGCGCCGCCGTGCCCGAATTGGTGGCCGTGCAGGCCGAACACCGCGCGCGCTGCATCAAGGTGAACCCGATATGA
- a CDS encoding ABC transporter ATP-binding protein, producing MTSPQATVRAEDPLVRIEDLKVHFPTSQARNAPVVRAVDGVSFDVPRNTIVGLVGESGSGKTTTGRALLRLFKPTAGRLLFDGQDITHLNEKQMLPWRRRMQIVFQDPYASLNPRMTVAEILGEALDTHKLAQHRRSARIGELLERVGLNADHSRRYPHEFSGGQRQRIGIARALAVEPDFIVADEPVSALDVSVQAQVLNLLQDLQRDLGLTMLFVAHDLAVVDYLCDEVVVMYLGRVMERGPTSEVYARPRHPYTRALLSAAPVPDPRAPRSRILLKGDIPSPINPPSGCVFRTRCPHATDACATIEAQAVEVGPGHFVACTRLDAPELAA from the coding sequence ATGACTAGCCCCCAAGCCACCGTGCGGGCCGAAGACCCGCTGGTCCGCATTGAAGACCTGAAAGTCCACTTTCCCACGTCGCAAGCGCGGAATGCGCCTGTCGTGCGCGCGGTGGACGGCGTCAGCTTTGACGTGCCCCGCAATACCATCGTCGGCCTGGTCGGCGAATCCGGCTCGGGCAAGACCACGACGGGCCGTGCCTTGCTGCGCCTGTTCAAGCCCACGGCTGGGCGCTTGCTGTTTGACGGCCAGGACATCACGCATCTGAACGAAAAGCAGATGCTGCCGTGGCGCCGCCGCATGCAGATTGTGTTCCAGGACCCCTACGCCAGCCTCAACCCCCGCATGACGGTGGCCGAGATCCTGGGCGAGGCGCTGGACACGCACAAGCTGGCGCAGCACCGCCGCTCGGCCCGCATCGGCGAACTGCTTGAACGCGTGGGCCTGAACGCGGACCACAGCCGGCGCTATCCGCATGAATTCTCGGGCGGGCAGCGCCAGCGCATCGGCATTGCGCGCGCCCTGGCGGTGGAGCCCGATTTCATCGTGGCGGACGAACCCGTGTCGGCGCTGGATGTGTCGGTGCAGGCGCAGGTGCTGAACCTGCTGCAGGACCTGCAACGCGACCTGGGCCTGACGATGCTGTTCGTGGCCCATGACCTGGCCGTGGTGGACTACCTGTGCGACGAAGTGGTCGTGATGTACCTGGGCCGCGTCATGGAGCGCGGCCCCACCAGCGAAGTCTACGCACGCCCGCGTCACCCCTATACTCGCGCACTGCTGTCGGCCGCGCCCGTGCCGGATCCGCGTGCGCCTCGTTCGCGTATTCTGCTCAAGGGCGACATCCCCAGCCCGATCAATCCGCCGTCCGGCTGCGTGTTCCGCACACGCTGCCCCCACGCCACCGACGCCTGCGCCACCATCGAGGCGCAAGCGGTGGAAGTGGGTCCGGGC